One genomic segment of Hordeum vulgare subsp. vulgare chromosome 2H, MorexV3_pseudomolecules_assembly, whole genome shotgun sequence includes these proteins:
- the LOC123425558 gene encoding cytochrome P450 709B2-like, translated as MVATVWTVSVALAAAVLASCLFNALVRLVWRPRAIARRLARQGVRGPGYRFFVGNLGDIRRLRAAGAGLVLDLSSHDFIPISQPQFREWIPLYGRVFLYWFGSTPNICVADFGVAKQLLSDRTGLFPKNRMNPIVRLVGKGLVMTDGDVWHRHKKVVHPAFNVDKLKVMTSTMVDCVLSMASRWEAQLASQGKKDCQEIELTSQFEELTADVISRTAFGSSYREGRKIFLALNEIQFIAFSTLFTDYIPGFRFVPTKKNMRLWKLNKMMRSTLVQIIENRLAAKDTDGYGNDLLGLMLEACTTEHGKAPLLSMDEIIDECKTFFFAGQETSLHMLNWTMFLLGTHPEWQEKLREEVLRECGGRDRVPTYDTLSRLKLVNLFLLETLRLYSPVPLIRRRTRSEVELGGITVPRDALLTIPIATIHRDKEVWGEDAGEFNPMRFDAGGGAARAAGHLNALMSFSMGPRTCIGQNFAMVEAKAEVAVILRRFVLSLSPSYVHAPTDVITLRPKYGLPMVIRRLDA; from the exons ATGGTCGCCACCGTCTGGACGGTCTCGGTGGCGCTGGCCGCGGCCGTGCTGGCCTCGTGCCTGTTCAACGCGCTGGTGCGCCTGGTGTGGAGGCCGCGCGCCATCGCCAGGAGGCTGGCGCGGCAGGGCGTCCGCGGGCCGGGGTACAGGTTCTTCGTCGGGAACCTCGGCGACATCCGCCGGCTCCGCGCGGCCGGCGCCGGCCTCGTGCTCGACCTCTCCTCCCACGACTTCATCCCCATCTCCCAGCCCCAGTTCCGCGAATGGATCCCGCTCTACG GGCGCGTGTTCCTCTACTGGTTCGGTTCGACGCCCAACATCTGCGTGGCCGACTTCGGCGTGGCGAAGCAGCTGCTCTCGGACCGGACGGGGCTGTTCCCTAAGAACCGAATGAACCCCATCGTCCGGCTGGTCGGCAAGGGCCTCGTCATGACCGACGGCGACGTCTGGCACCGCCACAAGAAGGTCGTGCACCCGGCGTTCAACGTGGACAAGCTCAAG GTGATGACGTCGACAATGGTGGACTGCGTGCTGTCAATGGCGTCCCGGTGGGAGGCGCAGTTGGCCAGTCAGGGGAAGAAAGATTGCCAGGAGATCGAGCTGACTAGCCAGTTCGAGGAGCTAACCGCGGATGTGATCTCGCGCACTGCCTTCGGCAGCAGCTACAGAGAGGGCAGGAAGATCTTCCTGGCGCTGAATGAGATCCAGTTCATCGCCTTCTCGACCCTCTTCACCGACTACATCCCAGGATTCAG ATTCGTGCCAACCAAAAAGAACATGAGGCTGTGGAAGCTGAACAAGATGATGAGAAGCACGCTGGTGCAGATCATCGAGAACAGGCTTGCCGCCAAGGACACCGACGGCTACGGGAACGACCTGCTGGGGCTGATGCTGGAGGCGTGCACGACGGAGCACGGGAAGGCGCCGCTGCTGAGCATGGACGAGATCATCGACGAGTGCAAGACCTTCTTCTTCGCCGGGCAGGAGACGAGCCTGCACATGCTCAACTGGACCATGTTCCTGCTGGGCACGCACCCGGAGTGGCAGGAGAAGCTCAGGGAGGAGGTGCTGCGGGAGTGCGGCGGCCGGGATCGGGTCCCGACCTACGACACGCTCAGCAGGCTCAAGCTGGTGAACCTGTTCCTGCTGGAGACGCTCAGGCTGTACAGCCCGGTCCCGCTGATCCGGAGGAGGACGAGGTCGGAGGTGGAGCTCGGCGGCATCACCGTGCCGAGGGACGCGCTCCTGACGATCCCGATCGCCACCATACACCGGGACAAGGAGGTTTGGGGCGAGGACGCCGGCGAGTTCAACCCGATGAGGTTCGACGCAGGCGGCGGCGCCGCCCGGGCCGCGGGCCACCTCAACGCGCTCATGTCCTTCTCCATGGGTCCGAGGACGTGCATCGGGCAGAACTTCGCCATGGTCGAGGCCAAGGCCGAGGTCGCCGTCATCCTCCGGAGGTTCGTGCTGTCGCTCTCCCCGAGTTATGTGCACGCGCCGACCGACGTGATCACGCTGCGGCCCAAGTACGGGCTGCCGATGGTCATCAGAAGACTCGACGCCTGA